One genomic window of Polyangium aurulentum includes the following:
- a CDS encoding trypsin-like peptidase domain-containing protein, whose amino-acid sequence MALDIAALVDRVNPAVVSITSSRAAPTPRGLGGLPPGVAPRLQRALGSGFIVSPEGMILTNSHVVHGSKEVRVELSSGRAVDATVVGEDEKLDVALLAAKGAKGLPVVALGTSEEVRVGEYVVAIGNPFGLGHTVTLGIVSAKERVLGVGPFDRLIQTDASINPGSSGGPLFDTRGRVVGINTVMHAQGQGIGFAIPIDDVRAILPELRSKGRVTRGVMGLAFQAISDDLSRALALPSASGAIVTEVEPGGPSDRAGLKPGDVIRTIDGRQISHASDLARALGRKKPGEIADLQVARSGAARGIRVVLARGTEDRSDDRKEGRETEGPVLGGKLGAVVSDEPGGGAHVDAVDARGAAASELEVGDVVVEANGQKVDCGADLARQVDRTPKRGMVLLRLRRDGEALYVAVPMK is encoded by the coding sequence GTGGCGCTCGACATCGCGGCCCTCGTCGACCGCGTCAATCCGGCCGTCGTGAGCATCACCTCGAGCCGAGCAGCGCCGACGCCGCGTGGGCTCGGCGGGCTGCCGCCGGGCGTCGCGCCGCGGCTTCAGCGAGCGCTCGGCTCGGGCTTCATCGTGAGCCCGGAGGGGATGATCCTGACGAACTCGCACGTCGTGCACGGGTCGAAGGAGGTGCGCGTCGAGCTGTCGAGCGGGCGCGCGGTCGACGCCACCGTGGTGGGCGAGGACGAGAAGCTCGACGTGGCGCTGCTCGCGGCGAAGGGCGCGAAGGGGCTACCCGTGGTGGCGCTCGGGACGAGCGAAGAGGTGCGCGTGGGCGAGTACGTCGTGGCGATCGGAAACCCGTTCGGGCTCGGCCACACGGTCACGCTCGGCATCGTGAGCGCGAAGGAGCGCGTGCTCGGCGTGGGTCCGTTCGACAGGCTCATCCAGACCGACGCGAGCATCAACCCGGGCTCGAGCGGCGGGCCGCTGTTCGACACGCGCGGGCGCGTGGTCGGCATCAACACGGTCATGCACGCGCAGGGTCAGGGCATCGGGTTCGCGATCCCCATCGACGACGTGCGCGCGATCCTGCCCGAGCTGCGCAGCAAGGGACGCGTCACGCGCGGGGTGATGGGCCTGGCGTTCCAGGCGATCTCGGATGATCTGTCGCGCGCGCTCGCGCTGCCCTCGGCGTCGGGGGCGATCGTGACCGAGGTCGAGCCTGGCGGTCCGTCGGATCGCGCGGGGCTCAAGCCGGGGGACGTGATCCGGACGATCGACGGCCGGCAGATCTCGCACGCCTCGGATCTGGCGCGCGCGCTCGGGCGCAAGAAGCCTGGCGAGATCGCCGATCTGCAGGTGGCGCGGAGCGGCGCGGCGCGCGGGATACGCGTCGTGCTCGCGCGCGGGACCGAGGACCGGAGCGACGACAGGAAAGAGGGCCGCGAGACGGAGGGTCCGGTGCTCGGCGGCAAGCTCGGCGCGGTGGTGAGCGACGAGCCGGGAGGCGGCGCGCACGTGGACGCGGTCGACGCGCGCGGCGCGGCTGCGAGCGAGCTGGAGGTGGGCGACGTCGTGGTGGAGGCGAACGGGCAGAAGGTCGACTGCGGCGCGGACCTCGCGCGGCAGGTCGATCGGACGCCCAAGCGCGGCATGGTGCTGCTCAGGCTGCGCCGCGACGGAGAGGCGCTCTACGTCGCGGTGCCGATGAAGTAG
- the murC gene encoding UDP-N-acetylmuramate--L-alanine ligase: MFRGRVRHIHFVGIGGVGMSGLAEILRSLEFDVSGSDVKEGGTTRRLASLGVRIDIGHRADNVRGVDVVVYSSAISPENPELVEARALGIPVIGRAEMLAELMRVKYGVAIAGSHGKTTTTSLVATVLRHAGLDPTVVVGGKMAALGTNARLGAGDLLVAEADESDGSFLRLTPTIAVVTNIDPEHLDHYGTHDKIKDAFVEFAARVPFYGLAVLCMDHPHVQDILPRIPRRHVTYGVSPHADYAARGIQFRGLETSFNAYRRGQPLGGFTVRMPGAHNVLNCLATIAVADELEVPLDVTKQALATFGGVARRFTVVAQTQGVTLVDDYGHHPAEVRATIEAARRAFPDDQHRIVVAFQPHRYTRTRDLFDDFTRAFNQADVLIVTDIYAAGEAPLPGVTAERLVQSIREHGHHDATYVGNKAEIPEVLARMVRPGDVVIALGAGDINNVLGGLKARLEGVSEAPPSGKGAGP; the protein is encoded by the coding sequence ATGTTTCGCGGACGCGTCAGGCACATCCACTTCGTCGGCATCGGCGGCGTCGGCATGAGCGGCCTCGCGGAGATCCTCCGCTCGCTCGAGTTCGACGTCTCGGGCTCCGACGTGAAGGAGGGAGGCACGACGCGCAGGCTCGCCTCGCTCGGCGTGCGCATCGACATCGGCCACCGGGCCGACAACGTGCGCGGCGTCGACGTCGTCGTCTACTCGAGCGCCATCAGCCCGGAGAACCCCGAGCTGGTCGAGGCGCGCGCGCTCGGCATCCCCGTCATCGGCCGCGCCGAGATGCTCGCCGAGCTGATGCGCGTCAAATACGGCGTCGCCATCGCCGGCTCGCACGGCAAGACCACCACCACCTCGCTCGTGGCCACGGTCCTGCGCCACGCGGGCCTCGATCCCACCGTGGTCGTCGGCGGCAAGATGGCCGCGCTCGGCACGAACGCGCGCCTCGGCGCCGGTGATCTCCTCGTCGCAGAGGCCGACGAGAGCGACGGCTCGTTCCTGCGCCTGACGCCCACGATCGCGGTCGTCACGAACATCGATCCCGAGCACCTCGACCACTACGGCACCCACGACAAGATCAAGGACGCCTTCGTCGAGTTCGCCGCGCGCGTGCCCTTCTACGGCCTCGCGGTGCTCTGCATGGATCACCCCCATGTGCAGGACATCCTGCCGCGCATCCCGCGCCGCCACGTGACCTACGGCGTCTCGCCGCACGCCGACTACGCCGCCCGCGGCATCCAGTTCCGCGGCCTCGAGACGAGCTTCAACGCCTACCGCCGCGGCCAGCCGCTCGGGGGCTTCACCGTGCGCATGCCCGGCGCGCACAACGTCTTGAACTGCCTCGCGACCATCGCCGTCGCCGACGAGCTCGAGGTGCCGCTCGACGTCACCAAGCAAGCCCTCGCCACCTTCGGCGGCGTCGCGCGGCGCTTCACCGTCGTCGCTCAGACGCAGGGCGTCACGCTCGTCGACGACTACGGCCACCACCCGGCCGAGGTCCGCGCCACCATCGAGGCCGCGCGCCGCGCCTTCCCCGACGATCAGCACCGCATCGTCGTCGCCTTCCAGCCGCACCGCTACACGCGCACCCGCGACCTCTTCGACGACTTCACCCGCGCCTTCAACCAGGCCGACGTCCTGATCGTCACCGACATCTACGCGGCCGGCGAGGCGCCCCTGCCGGGCGTCACCGCCGAGCGGCTCGTGCAGTCGATCCGCGAGCACGGCCACCACGACGCCACCTACGTGGGCAACAAGGCCGAGATCCCCGAGGTCCTCGCGCGCATGGTGCGCCCGGGCGACGTCGTGATCGCGCTCGGCGCGGGCGACATCAACAACGTGCTCGGCGGTCTCAAGGCGCGGCTCGAGGGCGTCTCCGAGGCGCCGCCGAGCGGCAAGGGAGCGGGTCCGTGA
- a CDS encoding Crp/Fnr family transcriptional regulator: MDLPEDAELEATDPERLLIARFGRSFEAGEVLYREGEPGLEAYLLEEGRVRLTKKVRGAERSLMILKPGELFGESALVPGAERSSTAIALSAGLALAIDQATLQNLLEHSPEIASRIVKQLVRRLRDAEDQIEIMMLSDVQSKVVSALLKLAQQAREPGQPNAIFAVSPMELATRVGLDVDMVKRSVQQLREGQYIRVSDERLEVPDIEALRKLYGLLGLKDEVRGEA, translated from the coding sequence ATGGATCTTCCGGAAGACGCCGAGCTCGAGGCCACCGATCCCGAACGGCTGCTCATCGCGCGCTTTGGCCGCAGCTTCGAGGCGGGCGAGGTGCTCTACCGCGAGGGCGAGCCTGGGCTCGAGGCGTACTTGCTCGAGGAGGGCCGCGTGCGCCTCACCAAGAAGGTGCGCGGCGCCGAGCGCAGCCTGATGATCTTGAAGCCCGGCGAGCTGTTCGGCGAGAGCGCGCTCGTGCCCGGCGCCGAGCGCTCGTCGACGGCCATCGCGCTGTCGGCGGGCCTGGCGCTCGCGATCGATCAAGCGACCTTGCAGAACCTGCTCGAGCACAGCCCCGAGATCGCCTCGCGCATCGTCAAGCAGCTCGTGCGCAGGCTGCGCGACGCCGAGGATCAGATCGAGATCATGATGCTCTCCGACGTGCAGTCGAAGGTCGTGAGCGCGCTGCTCAAGCTCGCCCAGCAGGCGCGCGAGCCAGGCCAGCCGAACGCGATCTTCGCCGTCTCGCCGATGGAGCTCGCGACGCGCGTGGGCCTCGACGTCGACATGGTCAAGCGCAGCGTGCAGCAGCTCCGCGAAGGCCAGTACATCCGCGTCAGCGACGAGCGGCTCGAGGTCCCGGACATCGAGGCGCTGCGCAAGCTCTACGGCCTTCTCGGTCTCAAGGACGAGGTGCGCGGCGAGGCCTGA
- the ftsZ gene encoding cell division protein FtsZ produces the protein MSFSIEFADEHAGYDARIKVIGCGGSGGNAVNTMMNFGLEGVEFMVVNTDAQALSASIAPVKMHIGANVTRGLGAGADPEKGRKAALEDVQRLKELIEGADMVFVTAGMGGGTGTGAAPVIAQLAREAGCLTVGVVTKPFFFEGKQRARRAELGLAMLAEHVDTLITIPNQKLLTLGDEDLSFVEAFRKADEVLYQAIKGISDLITQNGIVNVDFADVKTVMSNMGRALMGTGCAKGQGRARLAAEMAITSPLLDDISVEGATGVLINIVGGPDMRMKEIEEAATLVQEQAHEDANIIFGATIDETMGDMIKVTVIATGFDLQPLDSAQQHGAVLNTGRPQPALAVSTAPPLPMSAQLGGAPSRSNPPPMTQRREPAREVREVREEPAYAPSRRAPQTVPAAAPPISVGGNGPNRERATFVPPLDADWDTPAFQRRGQ, from the coding sequence ATGAGTTTCTCCATCGAGTTTGCCGACGAGCACGCGGGCTATGACGCCCGCATCAAGGTCATCGGCTGCGGCGGTTCGGGCGGCAATGCGGTCAACACGATGATGAACTTCGGCCTGGAAGGGGTCGAGTTCATGGTCGTCAACACCGACGCGCAGGCGCTCAGCGCGAGCATCGCGCCCGTCAAGATGCACATCGGCGCGAACGTCACCCGCGGCCTCGGCGCCGGCGCCGATCCCGAGAAGGGCCGCAAGGCGGCGCTCGAGGACGTGCAGCGCCTGAAGGAGCTCATCGAGGGCGCCGACATGGTGTTTGTCACGGCGGGTATGGGCGGCGGCACGGGCACGGGCGCCGCGCCGGTCATCGCGCAGCTCGCGCGTGAAGCGGGGTGCCTCACGGTCGGCGTCGTGACCAAGCCCTTCTTCTTCGAGGGCAAGCAGCGCGCGCGTCGCGCCGAGCTGGGCCTCGCGATGCTGGCCGAGCACGTCGACACGCTCATCACGATCCCGAACCAGAAGCTCCTCACGCTCGGCGACGAGGACCTGTCGTTTGTCGAGGCGTTCCGCAAGGCGGACGAGGTGCTCTACCAGGCGATCAAGGGCATCAGCGACCTCATCACGCAGAACGGCATCGTCAATGTCGACTTCGCCGACGTGAAGACGGTCATGAGCAACATGGGCCGCGCGCTCATGGGCACCGGCTGCGCCAAGGGCCAGGGCCGCGCGCGCCTCGCCGCCGAGATGGCCATCACCTCCCCGCTGCTCGACGACATCTCGGTCGAGGGCGCGACGGGCGTGCTCATCAACATCGTGGGCGGCCCCGACATGCGCATGAAGGAGATCGAGGAGGCCGCGACGCTCGTGCAGGAGCAGGCGCACGAGGACGCCAACATCATCTTCGGCGCGACCATCGACGAGACCATGGGCGACATGATCAAGGTCACCGTCATCGCGACGGGCTTCGATCTGCAGCCCCTCGACAGCGCGCAGCAGCACGGCGCCGTGCTCAACACGGGCCGCCCGCAGCCGGCGCTCGCGGTCTCGACCGCGCCGCCGCTCCCGATGAGCGCGCAGCTCGGCGGAGCCCCGTCGCGCTCGAACCCGCCGCCCATGACCCAGCGCCGCGAGCCCGCGCGCGAGGTTCGCGAGGTGCGCGAGGAGCCGGCCTACGCCCCGTCGCGCCGCGCTCCGCAGACCGTGCCGGCGGCCGCTCCCCCGATCTCGGTCGGCGGCAACGGCCCGAACCGCGAGCGCGCGACCTTCGTGCCCCCGCTCGACGCCGACTGGGACACCCCGGCTTTCCAGCGTCGCGGCCAGTGA
- the tsaB gene encoding tRNA (adenosine(37)-N6)-threonylcarbamoyltransferase complex dimerization subunit type 1 TsaB codes for MRLLAISTSTPRGSAAVLDASGILGISTYADLEGHAERIFLAVDEALAAAGVTRGELTAFACDVGPGSFTGVRVGVAAAKGMALGRGAPLAGAGSLESMAFAAFASGAAGPDDLVIAALDAKKNELFLGGYDAALTPVLAPLHVPIGEAAAVVLRAAVKPGGTLRVVGEVAASVEGLAPLVLRGAAFDLPDAAAIGRVALGRIGVGSGDPEGVEPVYVRPPDAKPMAT; via the coding sequence ATGAGGCTGCTCGCCATCTCCACCTCCACGCCCCGCGGCAGCGCCGCCGTCCTCGACGCGTCCGGGATCCTCGGGATCTCCACGTATGCCGACCTCGAGGGCCACGCGGAGCGAATTTTTCTCGCCGTGGACGAGGCGCTCGCGGCGGCGGGCGTGACGCGCGGCGAGCTCACCGCCTTCGCTTGCGACGTCGGGCCCGGCTCGTTCACGGGCGTGCGCGTGGGCGTCGCGGCGGCCAAGGGCATGGCGCTCGGTCGCGGCGCGCCCCTCGCAGGCGCGGGCTCGCTCGAGTCCATGGCCTTCGCGGCCTTCGCCTCCGGCGCGGCCGGCCCGGACGATCTGGTGATTGCTGCCCTCGACGCCAAGAAGAACGAACTCTTTCTCGGGGGTTACGATGCCGCCCTCACGCCCGTCCTCGCGCCCCTGCACGTGCCCATCGGCGAGGCCGCCGCGGTCGTCCTGCGCGCGGCCGTGAAGCCGGGGGGGACCTTGCGCGTCGTGGGCGAAGTCGCGGCGTCCGTCGAGGGCCTCGCCCCGCTCGTGCTACGCGGCGCGGCGTTCGATCTGCCGGATGCCGCCGCGATCGGGCGCGTGGCGCTGGGGCGGATCGGCGTGGGATCGGGAGATCCGGAGGGGGTCGAGCCGGTCTACGTGCGCCCGCCGGACGCCAAGCCGATGGCGACCTAG
- a CDS encoding PrsW family glutamic-type intramembrane protease — MLVTRILLGLLAIVAPIALYAGIASRGDLRPASPRAVALTFAIGVLAFVPAEVAERMLTSFTGLRRTGAGGSDLAAFVYAFLVAAPIEQALKVVAVVPAWRIRSAQHRPFDGLTYAVVAALGFSTAQSASFLIARGAPPLDAARAAIWTLTQPCLSAMWGWAIGRSPKGRIDGKYFRTAWLLAVGGSGIAAQVIFGRGPAALVAVVPIFLFAGIVTAVAARDLLQRGAAVPEKPPAPRAPRLLTSIAPPSIKALRTALKREERPISFFWIGLGALVTAGVIVSMVAAAVALGHKIGVDFAVVDRDASAPAAVAPLVLLTVAAILAFPIAGWLTARASAARSVFEPAISAALAIFGVLVLLGLAQPVAVVFALACAPFAFGLACAGAWAGRAR, encoded by the coding sequence TTGCTCGTAACGCGCATCCTCCTCGGCCTGCTCGCCATCGTGGCGCCCATCGCGCTCTACGCCGGGATCGCCTCGCGCGGCGACCTGCGCCCGGCGAGCCCGCGCGCGGTGGCGTTGACGTTCGCGATCGGCGTGCTCGCGTTCGTGCCCGCAGAGGTCGCCGAGCGCATGCTGACGAGCTTCACGGGGCTGCGCAGGACGGGCGCGGGAGGCAGCGACCTCGCGGCGTTCGTCTACGCGTTCCTCGTGGCCGCGCCGATCGAGCAGGCGCTCAAGGTGGTGGCCGTGGTGCCGGCCTGGCGGATCAGGAGCGCGCAGCATCGGCCCTTCGACGGGCTCACGTACGCGGTGGTCGCGGCGCTCGGCTTCTCGACGGCGCAGAGCGCGTCGTTCTTGATCGCGCGGGGAGCGCCTCCGCTCGACGCAGCGCGCGCGGCCATCTGGACGCTCACGCAGCCGTGCCTGTCGGCGATGTGGGGCTGGGCGATCGGACGGTCACCGAAGGGCCGCATCGACGGGAAATACTTCCGCACGGCGTGGCTCCTCGCGGTGGGGGGCAGCGGCATCGCCGCGCAGGTGATCTTCGGGCGCGGGCCTGCGGCGCTCGTCGCCGTGGTGCCGATCTTCCTCTTCGCGGGAATCGTCACCGCCGTCGCCGCGCGCGATCTGCTCCAGCGCGGCGCGGCGGTGCCCGAAAAACCCCCCGCTCCGCGCGCGCCGCGCCTCTTGACCTCGATCGCGCCGCCGTCGATCAAGGCGCTGCGCACGGCGCTCAAGCGCGAGGAGAGGCCGATCTCGTTCTTCTGGATCGGGCTCGGCGCGCTCGTGACCGCGGGCGTCATCGTGAGCATGGTCGCGGCGGCCGTCGCGCTCGGGCACAAGATCGGCGTGGACTTCGCGGTCGTCGATCGCGACGCATCGGCGCCGGCGGCGGTGGCGCCGCTCGTGCTGTTGACGGTGGCGGCGATCCTCGCGTTCCCGATCGCGGGCTGGTTGACCGCGCGCGCCTCGGCCGCGCGGAGCGTGTTCGAGCCGGCGATCAGCGCGGCGCTCGCGATCTTCGGCGTGCTCGTGCTGCTCGGGCTCGCGCAGCCCGTGGCGGTGGTGTTCGCGCTGGCGTGCGCGCCGTTCGCCTTCGGGCTCGCGTGCGCGGGGGCGTGGGCGGGAAGAGCGCGATAG
- the ftsA gene encoding cell division protein FtsA: MKSRMETSEIVVGLDIGTTKVSAVVGEVDADGITILGVGNVPCRGLRKGIVANIDWTVRSIAEAIEAAQTMAGVEIRTVYAGVAGNHIRCQSSDGVVAVAGGEVTQVDVERVLEGARAIPIDADRQILHALPREFTVDNQDGIRDPVGMSGVRLGTRVNLITAATSCVQNVVRCAERCGLTVADVVLEPLASAESVLSEDEKEIGVAVIDIGGGTTDLLIFVDGGIAHASVIPAGGNNVTADIAAGVRTPMAEAERLKRNFGCALGRMVADEEEVEVPGVGGHPPRKVARRVLSDIIEPRIEEIFAVIRKRIEDAGLLDQLSAGAVLTGGAVLMEGMPEFAEEILGMPVRLGVPVGVRGITQLVAGPQYATGVGLVQYGANALRDSRERPAIDSQARVAAQRIQAPVREARRVEIVEETSLEKRSSGRFWNWIRAAF; the protein is encoded by the coding sequence ATGAAGAGCAGGATGGAGACGAGCGAGATTGTCGTGGGCCTCGACATCGGGACGACCAAAGTGTCGGCCGTCGTGGGCGAGGTCGATGCCGACGGGATCACCATCCTCGGCGTCGGCAACGTCCCTTGTCGTGGCCTGCGCAAGGGCATCGTAGCGAACATCGACTGGACCGTCCGGTCGATCGCCGAGGCCATCGAAGCCGCGCAGACCATGGCCGGCGTCGAGATCCGCACCGTTTATGCTGGCGTCGCGGGCAACCACATCCGCTGCCAGTCCTCGGACGGCGTGGTCGCGGTCGCGGGCGGCGAGGTCACGCAGGTCGACGTCGAGCGCGTCCTCGAGGGCGCGCGCGCCATTCCGATCGACGCCGACCGGCAGATCCTGCACGCCCTGCCGCGCGAGTTCACCGTCGACAATCAGGACGGCATTCGCGATCCGGTTGGCATGAGCGGCGTTCGGCTCGGCACGCGGGTGAACCTCATTACGGCGGCGACGTCTTGCGTGCAAAACGTGGTCCGCTGCGCCGAGCGTTGTGGCCTCACCGTGGCCGACGTCGTCCTCGAGCCCCTCGCGAGCGCCGAGTCGGTGCTGTCGGAGGACGAGAAGGAGATCGGCGTCGCGGTGATCGATATCGGCGGCGGCACGACGGATCTCCTGATTTTCGTCGACGGCGGGATCGCGCATGCGAGCGTCATCCCGGCGGGCGGTAACAACGTGACGGCGGACATCGCGGCTGGCGTTCGCACGCCGATGGCCGAAGCCGAGCGACTGAAGCGCAATTTCGGGTGCGCGCTCGGTCGGATGGTGGCAGACGAGGAGGAGGTCGAGGTGCCGGGCGTCGGCGGACATCCTCCGCGCAAGGTGGCGCGCCGGGTGCTTTCCGACATCATCGAGCCCCGGATCGAGGAGATTTTCGCCGTCATTCGAAAGCGCATCGAGGATGCGGGGCTGCTCGATCAGCTCTCCGCGGGAGCGGTGCTCACGGGCGGCGCGGTGTTGATGGAGGGCATGCCCGAATTCGCCGAGGAGATCCTCGGTATGCCCGTGCGGCTCGGCGTTCCGGTCGGGGTGCGTGGAATCACGCAGCTCGTCGCGGGGCCGCAATACGCGACGGGCGTGGGCCTCGTGCAGTACGGCGCGAACGCGCTGCGCGACTCGCGCGAACGGCCTGCGATCGACAGCCAGGCGCGCGTCGCAGCGCAGCGGATCCAGGCTCCGGTGCGTGAAGCGCGAAGGGTCGAGATCGTCGAAGAGACGAGCCTCGAAAAGCGCTCCAGCGGCCGTTTCTGGAATTGGATCCGAGCGGCATTCTGA
- a CDS encoding DNA gyrase inhibitor YacG has product MGAPSRFRCPICARESGRRPENRAFPFCSPQCKLVDLDRWLEGSYRVAGDPVEPSSMMEPEALRGEEYPRRSDKPKGDE; this is encoded by the coding sequence ATGGGAGCACCCTCCCGATTTCGCTGTCCGATCTGCGCCCGGGAGTCCGGGCGGCGCCCGGAAAACCGGGCATTCCCGTTCTGCTCGCCGCAGTGCAAGCTCGTCGATCTCGATCGATGGCTCGAGGGCAGCTACCGCGTCGCCGGTGACCCCGTCGAGCCGAGCAGCATGATGGAGCCCGAGGCGCTGCGTGGGGAGGAGTACCCACGACGCTCGGACAAACCGAAGGGAGACGAATGA
- the dnaJ gene encoding molecular chaperone DnaJ, producing MSQKRDYYEVLGVAKDASPDDVRKAYRQAALKNHPDRNPGDAEAEARFKEATEAYQVLSDEQKRARYDRFGHAGVEGMPDAGGDIFTHFQDIFSELFGGGFGGGGQPRRRGPARGHDLRVQQRLTLREAMVGAKREVVLRTPATCEECSGTGAKPGTKRKQCGTCDGQGQVSTSRGFVMFTQTCPECRGEGSVVKTPCESCNGQGAVEKTRKVVVNFPAGIDAGQRLRVPGQGMPGSQGGPSGDLYVDIDLAPDERFERDGADLVTRAPVSFSTAVLGGSLEIELPDETRATVEIPAGSQPGEIVTVRGKGLPRVDGRGRGSLQAVVQVEVPKHISARAKELLRDLDAELGKQAEKATTSKTAS from the coding sequence ATGAGCCAAAAACGGGATTACTACGAAGTTCTCGGTGTCGCCAAGGACGCCTCGCCGGACGACGTCCGCAAAGCGTACCGGCAAGCTGCTCTGAAGAACCACCCGGACCGAAATCCGGGCGACGCCGAGGCAGAGGCGCGCTTCAAGGAGGCCACCGAGGCCTACCAGGTGCTCTCCGACGAGCAGAAGCGCGCCCGCTACGACCGCTTCGGCCACGCCGGCGTCGAGGGCATGCCCGACGCCGGGGGCGACATCTTCACCCACTTCCAGGACATCTTCTCCGAGCTGTTCGGCGGAGGGTTTGGCGGCGGAGGCCAGCCGCGCCGCCGCGGCCCGGCCCGCGGGCACGACCTGCGCGTGCAGCAGCGCTTGACCCTGCGCGAGGCCATGGTCGGCGCCAAGCGCGAGGTCGTCCTGCGCACGCCCGCCACGTGCGAGGAGTGCAGCGGAACGGGCGCCAAGCCCGGCACCAAGCGCAAGCAGTGCGGGACGTGCGACGGCCAGGGTCAGGTCTCGACCTCGCGCGGCTTCGTGATGTTCACGCAGACCTGTCCCGAGTGTCGGGGCGAGGGCTCGGTCGTGAAGACGCCCTGCGAGTCGTGCAACGGCCAGGGCGCGGTCGAGAAGACGCGCAAGGTCGTCGTGAATTTCCCCGCCGGCATCGACGCCGGCCAGCGGCTGCGCGTGCCCGGGCAGGGCATGCCGGGCTCGCAAGGAGGTCCTTCGGGCGACCTCTACGTCGACATCGACCTCGCGCCCGACGAGCGCTTCGAGCGCGACGGCGCCGACCTCGTCACGCGCGCCCCGGTCTCGTTCTCGACCGCGGTGCTCGGCGGTAGCCTCGAGATCGAGCTGCCCGACGAGACGCGCGCCACCGTCGAGATCCCCGCCGGCTCGCAGCCTGGCGAGATCGTCACCGTGCGAGGCAAGGGCCTGCCGCGCGTCGATGGCCGCGGTCGCGGCTCCCTCCAGGCGGTCGTGCAAGTCGAGGTGCCCAAGCACATCTCGGCGCGCGCGAAGGAGCTTCTGCGCGACCTCGACGCCGAGCTCGGCAAGCAGGCCGAGAAGGCGACGACGAGCAAGACGGCATCGTAG
- a CDS encoding cell division protein FtsQ/DivIB codes for MSAVLPENRRKKPAPKGPVAAPPDPILGAPGAPHAPEESPPPPEATTTTLRPPAPPRKKRAAKMPEIPRALQVIAGVLVVLAASIGVAWGARRYILTSPRFAIRTVLVDGNHRLTAEQVAGAGAVNVGRNIFELDLETAAAAIGTDPWVERAVVTRSLPGTVKITVVEREARALAAMGGELYLITRDGDPFKRSEGADPTDLPVITGLTADKVAADRPGVVQALRRALDVVEDMERAGIARRYPIQEVHLEKDGTIVVTVGKEAIAIFLGQTRFREKIEQASRVLSEIAKRKANASVIFLDNEAHPERVVVRMR; via the coding sequence GTGAGCGCTGTTTTGCCCGAGAACCGTCGCAAGAAGCCCGCGCCGAAGGGCCCGGTCGCGGCTCCGCCCGATCCGATCCTCGGCGCGCCCGGCGCACCCCACGCGCCCGAAGAGTCGCCGCCTCCGCCCGAGGCCACGACGACGACGCTGCGCCCGCCCGCGCCTCCGCGGAAGAAGCGCGCGGCGAAGATGCCCGAGATCCCGCGCGCCTTGCAGGTGATCGCGGGCGTGCTCGTGGTCCTCGCGGCCTCGATCGGCGTCGCCTGGGGCGCGCGCCGCTACATCCTCACGAGCCCGCGCTTCGCGATCCGCACGGTGCTGGTCGACGGCAACCACCGGCTCACGGCCGAGCAGGTCGCGGGCGCGGGCGCCGTCAACGTGGGCCGCAACATCTTCGAGCTCGACCTCGAGACCGCCGCGGCCGCGATCGGCACCGACCCTTGGGTCGAGCGGGCCGTGGTGACGCGCAGCCTGCCGGGCACCGTGAAGATCACGGTCGTCGAGCGCGAGGCGCGCGCCCTCGCCGCGATGGGCGGTGAGCTGTATCTCATCACCCGCGACGGCGACCCGTTCAAGCGCAGCGAGGGCGCCGATCCCACCGATTTGCCCGTGATCACGGGGCTCACCGCCGACAAGGTCGCCGCGGATCGGCCGGGCGTCGTGCAGGCGCTACGGCGCGCGCTCGACGTGGTCGAGGACATGGAGCGGGCGGGCATCGCGCGGCGCTATCCGATCCAGGAGGTCCATCTCGAAAAAGACGGGACGATCGTCGTGACGGTCGGCAAGGAGGCCATCGCGATCTTCCTCGGCCAGACCCGCTTCCGCGAGAAGATCGAGCAGGCCTCGCGCGTGCTCTCCGAGATCGCAAAGCGAAAAGCCAACGCTTCGGTGATCTTCCTCGACAACGAGGCCCACCCCGAGCGCGTCGTGGTGAGAATGCGATGA